DNA from Myxococcales bacterium:
CAATTGGGCGGACGCGATCGTGAACCTGAAAAGGTGGTTCCTGATCGAAGAGGAGCCCAATGCTTCTTCGTATTACTTGCTGGCCCTGGCGTACTGGCAGGCAAAGGACACCGACGCGGCCCTGGCACCCGCATTGAAGGCGGTTGCGATCGCGAATGCGCCGCAGGAAAACTGGCTCAAACTCTTGCTTGCAATTCGCCTCACTCGCAAAGAGTACAAGGAGACGATTCCGCTTCTCGATCAGATGATCCGGAGCTATCCGAACAAGACCTATTGGATCCAACTTTCCACACTTCACGGCGCGCTGGGCAACTACCCAGAGTCATTGATCCCGCTTCAGCTCGCCTATACCCAGGGCCTGTTGACCGAAGACCCGGAGATTCGCCGCCTGGCCGAGTTGTTGCTTTACCTCGAACTACCCTATCGCGCAGCGGATGTAATGAAGTTCGGTCTCGAGAGCAGTGTGGTGGATGAGGACTCCGAGTATTTCGAACTCTTGAGCAACAGCTGGATCATGGCGCGGGAGTACGACAAGGCGATCGATCCGCTGATTCGCGCCGCCGAACTTGCGGAAGGGGGGCGCATCTACCAGCGCCTGGCGGAAGTCCACATTCAGCAAGAACGCTGGCAGGAAGCGGCAGAAGCCTTGGGTCTGGCGCTCGAAAAAGGGGACTTGCCGAAACCCGGTCAAGCCACACTGTTGATGGGAATCGTCCTCTACAGCCAGAAGAAGCCAGACCAGGCGCTCCCGTGGTTCGAAAAGGCCAAAGCGTTTTCGGATTCGGAGCAAGAGGCGAATACCTGGGTCAAGCACATCAAGCGTGAAATGGCCGCGAGCTAGCGACTCAGGTTAGCGGTTGCACTCAACGCTTTTCGCAGCTCCGGTGTCGCCATGCCCGCTCTCAAGTTTCGGGCTTCCGCAAAGGTGAAAACCGGCAGCCGGGCGATCTTTCCAGCGAGCTTTTCTTCTGCCCCTTCCTCGGTGGTTCCCTCAGCGGCGATTCTGGCGATCTTTCCCGCCGCTTGAAGCAGGGGATCTGCCTGGCCTCGCAGGGGTCGAAATTCTGCCAGCTTCACCGCGTCGGCGAACGCCCCGACGCGCAGTGAACACCAGGCGAGTCTTCTGCGCGCAATTGAAACATCTGGGAATTGTTCGAGCAGCCCGCGGTCGATCTCGATCGCTTCGTCGTAGAGTCCGAGCGCGCTGTAGAACGAAGCGAGCAGGCTGAGAGAACGCAGGCCCTGCTGCGACTTTGCGTCGCTCGAATTTGCGACGAGTTGATCGTAGTAGGTCGGGATCACTCCGTTTGTAATTGCCCAGCTCCGGGCGTCGCGGATCACGCGCGCCGTGTCGAAACCGCGAGCTGAATCGAACGCCACACCCCGGTCGCGATAGTAGACGGCGACCCGCGCGAGGTTTTCGGCGTTTCGCCGATTGTCCCTCAGGTACACCGAGGACGTTATGTTTCGAAACACGAGAATCCAGCCCGGCGTATTCTCGAGATGGGCAGTGGTGTGATACCAGGGACGGTTGCCCAATTTGAGACGGGGCAGGCCCATCCCCAAGAAAACGTCTATCCCCTGGCGGTCGAGAAGTTCCAGGAAACTTTCGCCGGCCAAAACGCCTCGGTGCTCTCGGATCGGGAGATTCGCGTCCATTGCGTCGCGCGAGACATTCAAGCTGCCATTGACGAAGGTTCGCAACCGAGGTGCGAGCCAATATCCGAGAAACCCTCCCATGTAATACTCGTTGAAGAGGTTTCCCTCGAGGTTTGCATCGTCGAGCATCCATGCCGCGTGGGCCTGATACTTGGCTGCGAAATAGGGTTGGGCAAATTGTTGCAGGGTTGGGGGAATGGAACGCGATACCCCGGGCCAGTCCCCGAACTGAATGAAGCCAACAAGGAGTACGAGTGCGGCCGCGGTGCTGCATCCCAATGCCGCGAGAGATCGTGTTTTGCCTTCGGGGGTTTTCTGCGCTTGGTGAACGGGGTGCGAGTTCAGCCACGAGCCCAAAGGCATACTCAGCCATGAGCCCAAAGACGTGCTTAGCAACAGCAACGGAAAGATCCCCAGCCAGATAAATCGCACTGCAACGAGTGGGGCGACGACACCGAGAGCCGAGAGTGCGAGTAGCACGGGGTTGACGTTCAACGGTGTGCCACGCTCATTGCGGCCGAGATGTTTCAGTGCCCCAATCCCTGCCAGCAGGGAACCCGACAAGAGCAGCCAGAATATGATCCAGGCCATTGGCGTGGGTTGGCTCCCCGCTTGCGGAAAGCGAAATGCGGCGAGCGCAACCCATTCGTCGGCAACCCGGGTCAAGCTGGGTGTTTCGGAACCGGCGACCAGGTAGGCCATGTGGGGATCGATGCCCGCCGGGTTGAACCCCGTCGCTAGCGTCCCGAGCACGAGAGCGATACCGAGCCACAAGACCCTCGGAGTTCTGACGGGTGCGAAACTTCGCGCAGATCCAATCTCATAGATGACAAGACCTGCAATTCCGACCCCTAGCAAAACCGGGCCCAGCAAGAAGCCAGCGTGAAGGTTCGCCCATAATGCGCACAGCGCGACGGCCTCTATAACCCGGCGGCGCGAGGGGCACTCTTTGGACTCGAGCAGCAGCCGGTAGAGAATCAAGCTGAACAGGATCGTCAACAGATGGGGCCGGAGTTGAATGAGTCGATATGCGGACAGCACGATGAATGCGCCGGTGCAAAGGCTCGCAGCGACCCGCGAATGGCTCGTGCGCCTGAGCAGAGACCAGGCCAGAGCCAGAATCGCGGTGACGAGCAGTACGTGAGTCAATCGAAGAGCGGTGAAGCCCCAAAGGTTTGTGATCGAGGCCAGGCCGAGATCGGCGAGCCATGCCGCCGCGACCGGTGGACCCGACGAAGTAAACAAGAGAGGGTCGTGGGCCAGCCAGGGACCGCCTTGCGCGTAGGCATCTCCGAGGGCGAGGTGCCACCAAAGGTCGTCGGTCATGATGGGTTGACCCACGGCTACCAGAACCAGGGCCACGAGCAAGCCGATGATGATGTGAGGTAGGAGTTCGAATCGCCGATTAGGAATGGACTCGGTGAACATTAGACCCCTACCGCGATGTGATTCGGATCGCTATTCGGGAACCAGTCGTACGCGAATTCCGAAGAATCCCTGGTAGGACCACCGTGCATTCGTGTAGTGAACTTCAAATGTTTCGTCGTACTCGCTTGTTGCTTTGACGTCGATGTCCATGTTTCCGAGCATTCGATATACGCGAGCGCCCATGAACGTCGATACCACGAAGGGGCCGGCGCGTTTTGAATCTACTTCGATTTCCAGTCCCGGTCCAATTCCGTTCAATACTTTGGTGTTGTGCCCCGCCAGGATGATCTGGCGGAATCCATCTATTTTTGGGGTAGGGAGAGGGCTTACCAACTTGACGAGTCGGCGTACATCTCCGATCACTACGATCTTCTCGCGAATCCATTCAACGGACGGCTTGATTCGTATACGTCGGTCGAAGACGTCGAACGTGAGAGCGAGACCTCCACCGGCCGACCAAACCAGGGTGTCGACATAGGCTTGACCGCGACTCCCCTGACCCAGGATGTCGGTTTCCGCTGGGTTTGCGAGATTCGGAACGTCGAACTCGCCGACCTCTCCCTCCTTCGCAAGATCGTATTTTTGCGAGAAACTCGCGGCGACGTCTCCGTGCACAAAGAGCC
Protein-coding regions in this window:
- a CDS encoding tetratricopeptide repeat protein, encoding MEPVRNGEGQRAGARMNSAALVLAVLFWTAGCVFAGNALAQRDGEQKSRSWARKHEIDQLTGRRLLKAQEFLVEDKWDEAEAALGKLRLRSLNAAERTKFYTLSGYVAMGRKDLSRARELFELTIAQDFLPLEERADFRFIIARICMEQDNWADAIVNLKRWFLIEEEPNASSYYLLALAYWQAKDTDAALAPALKAVAIANAPQENWLKLLLAIRLTRKEYKETIPLLDQMIRSYPNKTYWIQLSTLHGALGNYPESLIPLQLAYTQGLLTEDPEIRRLAELLLYLELPYRAADVMKFGLESSVVDEDSEYFELLSNSWIMAREYDKAIDPLIRAAELAEGGRIYQRLAEVHIQQERWQEAAEALGLALEKGDLPKPGQATLLMGIVLYSQKKPDQALPWFEKAKAFSDSEQEANTWVKHIKREMAAS
- a CDS encoding tetratricopeptide repeat protein gives rise to the protein MFTESIPNRRFELLPHIIIGLLVALVLVAVGQPIMTDDLWWHLALGDAYAQGGPWLAHDPLLFTSSGPPVAAAWLADLGLASITNLWGFTALRLTHVLLVTAILALAWSLLRRTSHSRVAASLCTGAFIVLSAYRLIQLRPHLLTILFSLILYRLLLESKECPSRRRVIEAVALCALWANLHAGFLLGPVLLGVGIAGLVIYEIGSARSFAPVRTPRVLWLGIALVLGTLATGFNPAGIDPHMAYLVAGSETPSLTRVADEWVALAAFRFPQAGSQPTPMAWIIFWLLLSGSLLAGIGALKHLGRNERGTPLNVNPVLLALSALGVVAPLVAVRFIWLGIFPLLLLSTSLGSWLSMPLGSWLNSHPVHQAQKTPEGKTRSLAALGCSTAAALVLLVGFIQFGDWPGVSRSIPPTLQQFAQPYFAAKYQAHAAWMLDDANLEGNLFNEYYMGGFLGYWLAPRLRTFVNGSLNVSRDAMDANLPIREHRGVLAGESFLELLDRQGIDVFLGMGLPRLKLGNRPWYHTTAHLENTPGWILVFRNITSSVYLRDNRRNAENLARVAVYYRDRGVAFDSARGFDTARVIRDARSWAITNGVIPTYYDQLVANSSDAKSQQGLRSLSLLASFYSALGLYDEAIEIDRGLLEQFPDVSIARRRLAWCSLRVGAFADAVKLAEFRPLRGQADPLLQAAGKIARIAAEGTTEEGAEEKLAGKIARLPVFTFAEARNLRAGMATPELRKALSATANLSR